In Halococcus agarilyticus, one genomic interval encodes:
- a CDS encoding MBL fold metallo-hydrolase, translating to MDLPDHVHALSLDVAFEGREITLHPSAIETERGLLLLDTGLPSTIDQLADRLDAAGFALDDVVTVLVTHQDGDHAGGLSAVVERSGATVVAHEHDAPAIDGREDPGGPPGRERYPPARVDLELGGAATFHTRAGPARVVPTPGHTTGHVSVFLPEERLLIAADALTVDEDGLAGPRPDVTRDVDRALSSVARLADLDIDRTLCYHGGFVKEGTDRIAAIADGSD from the coding sequence ATGGACCTTCCCGACCACGTTCACGCGCTCTCGCTCGACGTCGCGTTCGAGGGGCGCGAGATAACGCTCCACCCCTCGGCGATCGAGACCGAGCGCGGACTCCTGTTGCTCGATACGGGCCTCCCCTCCACTATCGACCAGCTCGCCGACCGCCTCGACGCCGCGGGGTTCGCCCTCGACGACGTGGTGACGGTGCTGGTGACCCACCAGGACGGCGATCACGCTGGCGGCCTCTCGGCGGTCGTCGAGCGGTCGGGAGCCACGGTCGTCGCCCACGAGCACGACGCGCCGGCGATCGACGGCCGCGAGGATCCCGGTGGGCCGCCCGGTCGAGAGCGGTACCCGCCTGCGCGCGTCGATCTCGAACTCGGCGGTGCGGCGACCTTCCACACGCGCGCCGGGCCGGCGAGGGTGGTGCCGACGCCTGGTCACACCACTGGCCACGTCTCGGTCTTCCTGCCCGAGGAGCGACTCCTGATCGCCGCGGACGCGCTGACCGTCGACGAGGACGGGCTCGCCGGTCCCCGTCCGGACGTGACCAGGGACGTGGATCGTGCGCTGTCTTCCGTGGCTCGTCTGGCCGACCTCGACATCGATCGAACGCTCTGCTATCACGGCGGATTCGTCAAGGAGGGGACCGATCGGATCGCGGCGATCGCCGACGGGTCGGACTGA